The genomic window ctcccttttttttttttctcccatttcctCCCCCCACAGGTTGGACACTGATGGAATCGAGCTGCTGATGTCATTCCTAAAAGTAAGTCTAACTCTATCTGCCAGGAATTAATGCGATGTTAAAAGCCGCGTGACACATTTTGCAGCTATGTCGGGACTGTATTTTTGGAAAGAGGTGCATCAGGGCATGCCAACACTTTCACATGCAATCACTCACTCAgcccaggttttttttttttgtttctttaacagttgactgtgtttcttttatTGTCCTACATTTCAGTACGAATCGAAAAAGAGGATCTCTGCTGATGAAGCAATGAGGCAGCCGTACTTCAGGAGCCTGGGGCCACGTGTGCACACGCTGCCAGAGAGTGAGTAATGAAATGTTGATGCAGTAATGCAGACTTGGCAGGCTCTGCTACGTACAACTTGAAGGATATTGCAGTGTACAGCGAGGATCAGTTACAGCCTCATAACAAAGACACTTTTCCTCTGGCAAGATGTGAAGatgtgactttttctttttgcactgACTGGCGCTCGTGTCTTTGGCAGACATATCCATATTCACACTGAAGGAGGTGCAGCTGCAGAAAGATCCCGGCTACAGGAACTCATCGTACCCCGAATCAGGTGAGGAGTAAAGAGTTAAGATGAGGGGAGTGAGGAGGGACAGATCAGATATATAGTGATCTCaaagatgtgtgtttttgccaTCTGCCGCACTGATCTGACCACTTCAGAAGGTAAAGGTTCAACACAGTAGCCACAAATGGATAGTGTCTGTACATTTCGTGTATTAGTTAAGATGAGATTTTGCCCCCCTGACCTTCTAGGTTTAAATAAGATGATTCTTCTACAGTGATTCTGAGATGCTCACACACTAATGTGCTGTGCTACCATTGATGGTTGAATAAAGCATGAACACAACACAAGAGGAAAGTGCTGCTAGCTAATCAGACACATGACATGCTTTCCCTTTTAATGATGTTACACAGGCTGAAAAGTGGGCTCAAGTACACCATACTCCCTgtttacaccccccccccccctcccctcaaaGCATAAACGGTATTTGTAATTCCAAACCCTGTGCTGCTAACTACACATTGACcttcttgcttttttttatcatttcctgCCAGGTAACGGGAAGAGCAGAAGGCAAAGCAtgctgttttaaaacatttggactgtttttttttttaatttttgggaAGGATCTCCTCACTTGTACAGTTTTGCTGCCAGATCAGTAACCTGAGATGGATTTTGGTGTGGAACatcatgatcatcatcatcactcctacccccccccaaaaaaaagacTATTTGGGGAACTCGTGCACAgtacaacccccccccccccttcctcctcccagGCGTGATCTGAACCCGGCTCAAAAAGAGACatttatatactgtacatcTATATTTATTGAGAGAAGTATTTGCTGCTAAATCCAACTACTGTCTAGAATTCTAACTGGCTCAGTCACTTTAATGAATACATGCAATGTGTATAGATTTTGTGTGGTGatatcgttttttttttttgtcactcgTTTATTTTTCATACATAAAAACTTCACCTCAAATCTCTtgggtgggtgtgggtgtgtgtgtgtgtgtgtgtgtgaggcacacagacagagagggatgtTTCTGTAGCAACTCAGAAGGGTTTgatgttctgtgtctgttgccaCGGTGCTGCAAAATCATATGTGACCATTTATTTGAAGGTTTTCGAGGCCATCTTTGATAAATcctaaaaactttttttatccTGACTGGCTTAATAATATGAGAGCAATGCTGCAAGGAAGGCATATCATTCCAGGATGCTGTGCTGTCTCTGTGGTGACCAATGGTAAAAATTCAGGGAAAATGacaattattaattaataaggGCATTACAGGATTAGTTACACCTCCTAAATATTTAATCACAACGAACAGCCTCCTTGTTCTACATCCACCTTTCACCTGACATGCCGTCTCTCCGGTCTGTTACAAAGAGGAGGTGCAAATTGAATGTGAGGATCTGAATCCAGAGTGCTACCGTTGTGCGTTCTTCTGTGTGCCATTTCCACCTCCATCAACTgtaaagaatgttttttttgttttttgcctccTTCACTGTGTTGCATGCCTGCTCTGTTTTATGCGGAATAACACAGCCACTGGACTCCCAATTCAGGAAGCAGTAGCTCCAGTCCTGCCCCCTctttgtgagtccaatctgagTCTATTGAACAGTGTTATAAGAGACGTTTTGTATCATACTCTTAACTTTATTTGTGGATAATTGTTATTATTGGTGTGGGATTACATTGCAGATGCCCTCCCATAttttgacccttttttttttcagagtaaaagaaaataaatctaaAGTTGAAACTGAGATAACATGTTTCTCTTTTTGTGGTAAAATGATTACATGAGATAAAATGTGTTCAAGCATTCAATGCTTTGTTTATTGAAAATTTCTTCACAATACAAAACAATATACAGAATACATACTGTATACCAAGTccagtataaaaaaaaaggacattatTACAAGTGTTACAAAAGGTTTCGTTCATTTGAAATCTCGTCTTCTTTTTTGAAATGAAGCAGAAAAATAGGACAACAAGGCACAGCCGGTACTATCTGAAAAGCATAGTGCATACATTACATACAAAACCACATGAGTCAAACAGCTAGTTTCACACTGTGATTAaaatttatggaaaaaaaaagacatttaaaaaaaacaacaaaaaaacacaagattaAAAGAACCAGGCTCTGCGCTGTGTGAGCGGCCGGGCAGCCTGGACGTCACTTCTGTCCGCCGTGGACAGGGTCATGTGGAAATGTGCTGTACTTTATCACAAAGAGCCAGACGTCTCACAGACGACGTGGCGTATGGCTTTTACCAAGTGCTTTCAACCAGCAGAATATGAAGCAACTCGAGTGCAAACAAGTGAGGTCACATACTGTCTtgtaggactttttttttttaaagcaaaggTGGACAAGAGTTTGCTGATGACTGAGAAACTTTGAAAGTGAGATGGATGGTGatggatgttgttttttttttcacagaaccTGGATCAGGATTTGTGGGTGGTtggggacaggaggagagaggagggtgtTCCTTCCAGGTTTGGCAGAGGGACAGGCATGTGTCCGTTGATTAGGCTGGGgaactgcagaggaagagaaaggggCTGAGAGTTAGTGGGGAGGGGACGGAGGCTCTATGAAAGCTGCTTTCCggtgaggaactgcagcattGTCACTGcttctggtttcctgtttttttttttaattcattgtgCCTCTTCCTTTTCGTCTCTGTCCCCTGTAACTCCACCACAGAAGGTAAAGTCAACAATATTTGTGCACAAAGAATTCcggtatggtgtgtgtgtgtctgtggtggtggtggaggaggaggaggagttgtgtgtatgtttcatAAATGAGGAGCAGCTCTCAAACCAGTCCACCCTGTTCAGACCGGCTCCCCTGGGCTCAAACAGGAAGTATTCACAGGATTTCCTCTCTCACAAGCACTGAAACAGGACACCTCTGCAGGACCTGCTTACTAAGTCTCAACTAGTTTTACAACCATCAGCGTCTGCTGCTTTACCATCATGAAACATCAGTTTTATACATGTTTCCTGTTGAGTTAATGCTAAAATAGGTCAATTCTGGTGGTTCTGATTATGAGACCTaactaaaacaataataatggaTGATATCATTTTTCAAAAGTATTAACTCTAATATCAACTTTACTCGACTCTCTCCTCAgtacaacagtaaaaaaaacctctctcctgctgtgtgtctacACCTTGACATGTCTCTTACCTGGAAGAGGGAGCTGTGGCCCTGCAGCCGGGCGGGGCTGAGCGGAGCAACGGGGCTCAGGCTGCTCCAGAAGTGGATGCCTGACAACAGCGGACTGTGAGCCAGCAGCAAACCCGAGGGAGTctgtgagggaggaggaaggcgACACAGAAAGGAGGGAGTAAGAGAAACCAGTGAagacaacactttttttttttttcaaggaaaAACACTGGTTAGAGAACATCACTCTGAGGGGGTTTGGTAATGTGAAACATGTTGAAATGGTAAATGGACACGTATTGGCGTTTGGAAAAACAAACGCACAGAACAGGAAGGAAGTCTGTGGTTTCTCCCCCAGAATACAGGGGTGATgttgggaggaggaggtggaggaaggttGTTGTTGATtgaggggaggtgggggggggggtgggcaAAGCTCTGGTCCTCGAGCAGTTGGAACACCAACTAGAGAGAAAACATATGAAATCAATTTCTCCCCTGGTCTTCTATCCCCCTCCCCCCCTTACTTTCCCCTGTGTCACCTCAGAGAAGTGAGCCAGTGTTGCAGAGGGACCAGCCCTGCTCCCATTATTAATGGAATTATTGGAGCATATGGCATCACTTAGGGCCTCTTCCCCCCGCGCTCATAGGTTGGACGTGCAGAATATTTCTGTAAATCGCTTGTTTTCCTctgatctctctctcacacacacacacttgtaaacAGTGTGAGAGTCGTATtaatgcctctctctctctctctctgagtgtggATGAACCACTCTGGGATGTAGCGGTCAATTTTGTTTTCtccaacataaacacattattaACTAAAATAGATGATGAAATGCCACGTGATGCTTGTGGCAAAGCCTTTGGTTTGTTTTGATCTTTATCCAAAAAGGTTACAGCTCAATGAATCTGGCTATAAAATTGTGGCACAAAAATGCCATGAAAAATGAAGCTTGAAGGACCTATCCTCCAATTGAATAGCAGTGATGCAATTTAATATGGGAAAATGTATACTGTGCCTCAAGGAGACATACAGTATACACATCTATTCAGTTTTACGCTGTGTTATTTCTTTGTAAACTCACTTTTAAtacctcctccctctgtgtgtcttcaggAAATATTGGCTGTAGTGactattaaataaatagagGAGAagtgtttccacacacacaccaaactgtGTCAGATGTCTGAAGCCTGACCTCTCTGAAGGCTTTCAGGGCCTTGACTTCATTCTCTGGACAGATCCTATCTACTTGTGACCACACTATGAGAGGACAGACACTGATAGCGTCACAGAATTATTGCTTCTCTGAGGTTTGACTTTGTATTGGGGGCCTAGTGTACTCGGAGTGCACTGAGACAGGAAATAGGAGAACTAGTATTGAGTGTCAGAGGGTAGCACTGTGTTGTGTAAACATGTCATGACTGGATAGAAGTGAGGTAAGGATCGGTCTTAGGTGTGTGCAGGGCTTTGTTGTGCTATTCAGGCATACAACACGTTGGGCAAAAGCCTGGAAAGCACCTTGACAGATTACATCCTCGGTCCACAAAGTGCTAACATAATCACAATATGAACCCTCTGACTCATGTCTAGAAGTGAGGGTGGAAACTGTGTCAGTCTCACTCTCCCCCGTGCTGCACAGAGAAATTACAGCTGTGTGCAGACGAGTGTCTCACCTGTGCAGTGAAGAAGGCAGGAGTGAGGGAGCCTGATGGCAAGGCCGGGCTGTTGAGAGCGATGGAGCCGATGTCGCTCCCGGCCAGCAGCAGGGATGGTGTGATCTCCAGAGCTTTGGGCTTTTTGCTTTTTGGTGGGAGTCCATCTGTTTGGTTGCCACTACTGTTAGTAGAACTACttccatcactgctgctgctgctgctgctcctcttttcAGGAGGCTGAAAGGCTCGCTCCCGGTGCCCAGAAGAGAGATTGAGAGGCTGAGAGCTCTGGTCagagtcctcctccacctgctcctcctcttccttcacaGCAGGGCTCCAGCTTCGGGAAGGCTGGGTGTGCGGGGAAGACGGCGAGTGGGAGTGAGAGGGAAGCCTGGATGGCCTGGGAGAGACGTATGCCTCAGGTTTTGCAGAGGGAGGGGAGCTCCTCTCATTAGCATTGTTGCCGAAGCGGATGACGGAGCGTGGCTCCTTCTGGTGCTCCCGCAGGGCGCGGAGCAGCTCGGGCTGGTTCGGCAGGGAGCTGATGCTGAAGGAGGAGTAGAGACCCGAGCGGAGGTAGTCATTTCGACACTGCTGCGCCCCCAGGGCTGCCAGGGTCCTCCTCTGGgccgcctcctcctcacattcctcctcctcttcctcctctactTCCAGCTCATGTGCCTCTCCTTCCTGGAAGGGGAACCTTCCAGACGCCAGGCCCATCTCCACGGCCTGTGGGTCCATCTTGAGGATCTCAGGAAAGGACACAAACTTATAGACAAACTTCTGGCCAATCACCTTCTTGATGAtgttctgtaaaaacaaacagatgccATCAGTGGCAGTtcagatgcctcgcttcaaccttctgaatgaatatgactgagaatcttcatcaacatgatgcCATTagtgatgacaaaaaaaactgacaacACCATTTTACAAACTAATATCACTGCCACAAAGTTCTGTGGTCAGAGCGCTATGTCACAGTCagagtgttacagtgtgtgtgtgacaaagagGAAGTGGAAGTGTCTATCAGGGGAGACTGTAGCTTTAAAGAGAACAAAGAAATTTGTGCTACGCTGTTTTCACAGATCCTTCCGGTCTGCTGCTGCAACAATTAATCGCAGATTAACGTACTTTGTCATAATAGTAGCGCAGCGCTCTGCTCAGCTTGTCGTAGTTCATGTTGGTCTTGTTCTTGCGTAGTCCCCACAGCTTGGCCACTTCCTCTGACTTGAGGAGCTTGAACTCGCCGTCCGTGGACGTCCAGCATATCAGGTGCTTGTGACTCTGGTCGAGCAGCAACTGCAGTAGGAACTGCCACAGAGTGATGGCACTGTCCATACCTGCAGGGAGGCGTGCGGAATTAGTGAATTCAATGCTGTCATATGATGATGACGACTCTACAGGATAAAAACGGAGCATCACCACTCTGAGATGTCAGCTGACATAGCAGTGAAATAGCACTTGCATGTTTAATACCTGCCAGATGCCACGGCAACAGAATAAGCACAAAATCCAGACCTAGAGTAGGAAACAAGCCAAGCGTCGATTTGTACCTCATtacactttttttcttgtgttaaaGTCACTAAAGTCAGGTTAATGGCTGAGGAGAGGGACAGCCTGTTTGAGCTGTGAGGACGAGCAGCCTGGTGATGAATagaacagtgtgtgttaaaAGAGTATAGTGTAATGtagcagcggcggcagcaggagaaaaaaaaatatcaggagGAACAACAGCTCAAGCCAGAAATATGCTGCGGTTCAACCTGGCCCTCTCTCCACAGGAAGCATGACGGGCCAGGGTGGGTTATTCCTTTAATAGAGGAATGTGCAGCCTTGGAGCTCCTGTCTGCCTACTAGCAGCGCAATTATTaataaagaggaggaggagggagaggaggaagaagaggtttgtttctgtcctcacAGACCATAACATCACATCAGATAACAGATGATAAAGACATTTTTCTGAGTTTAAATGACAGGATTTTGCTGATTCTTCtgtgtgatggagaggaggactgTCCTCTCATTTCATGATCTCCTCTCTTCTTATCAGTAAGGAGCGATAAGTGACCAACACAGTGATAACAGAGCAGCTTCTCCACCGCCACACACATCTTTATATCCAGGGAGGAGGGCTGGACTAATTTCCGACACGAGCTATCCCCCTGAGTTTTCTATCTGCCATGTGAAACTACAAACCTGTCAACATCAGGACTTCCTCCTATTCTACTTCCCAAGGACAAATGGTGAAGGAGATGGGATACGACAGCAGGGGAGCATTTCCCTGACCCTGCCACActtccaccaaaaaaaaaaaaaaaaatcccacagggaggtcaaaaaaaatcacatcattGTCCCCATTTCCACAGCTCCACCCTTCAACCTATTTTGACTTTAGTGTGCAACACTTTTTAAAGTACAGGTAAAGACTGAGATGctgcaaataacacacacacagtgggtcTCTGTGGGTCAGACCTCCAATATAGATCCACATAATGACTTGGATGATCAGATAAAAGGCCACATCTCATCCCAACAATAAGGTAAATGAAGTCAAGAGCCCCACATACCACATAAACTCTTTCTAGGAATCTTTTGTGGCGGTTTTGGTCTGGTctagggggggggggaggaggatgaggagcccCGCTGCGGATGCTCGGCCTGAAAAAGTCTCGCTGCGTTCACAAAGCCATCCAGTGTGTTGGCTGAACGGAAACTCCTAATGAGATTAGACGGTGTATGCAGACATTACTTAGCCATGACTAAATCTCTTCTCTTCCTGTTCGAATGCGGTGGAAAAAAATTCAGCGGGCGCAGACGGTTAAAGAGCCGCGTTACAGCCCGGATCACTCTTCCACCCTGATCCACTGACTCGTTTTCAAGATGTGGCTCGGGGCCGGAAGACGGATCTGTAAAGCTGTAGTCCACTGTTCTAGTTGGAAACTTAAAACACACTCGATGAGGAAAAAGTTGAGCCACATGCAGACGAGTCACTTCCCTAATACACCCGAGGACTGCTCGCTACGATCCTACAAAGCGCCgttcacacacaaatatgtcagcttttgtttttttacctgcGATCTCCGGCTTGTTTCTGTTCCCTTAACGTGAAAGTTTACGGTGAAGCTGCTGTGAATCCTTGTTTCTCCATGCTTACTTCTGGTCTACACACAGTTGTGCTTGGACTGAAATAGGATCCAGggctttttctctttttctgagCAGGAAGTTGGAGCAGGCAGACACAGAGCCGGCTGACTTCCTCTCCCCTACGATTCCCCAGGCGGTTTGCCGtctgtgtaaacacacttttcctcccctcctcttcttctcctcccctgCCTGCTCCGCTGACGGCGGCCAGCAGTCGGCCTACACTCCTCTGCGTCCGCACACACGCTGCTTGATGCAGAATCTCCTACAGCCCGTGAACATGACATCATCCCGTCCGCCGGGCtgctgtggtgcgttcaggtacGCATGGTCACCCCGGAGTCTTGTAGCGCCAAAAGACAAAAGTTGTCTATATCGGTTTTTATTAAGATATTCTGTGCTTTAACTCCACAGTGAAGCAGACTAAATGTATATAAGATCACGTGACTACGTAATCCAATATTTTATGGCTAATTCTACATTTAAttttatgttattatattaAGTGCAACAAATAGTCCAAAGAGGAAGTGAGATGTCGCAGATATATTGAATGGAGGCCGAGTGACTTGTTGGCAGGCAAAGACATTCAGATTGTTGTCTACCCAAAAGTAAATATAAATGCAGGAGTGTGTCCAGCTTAGATCATGctaatgtaaatatttaatcaATCATCCGTATCCCAAATATTTGTTGagttatacacacacaggtctgacaGCAAGTGAAGCCACCACTTTTAAAATACAGTTAATTTGACTGTTACACGCTTTAAATTCTTCCATTTTTTTATCAGTCCGTTTTTGTGTGGTTACATCACGTGAACGCATTGGTTCAATAAGTCCAAGCATCTCTGTGACCGACCTGTTTTAGGTCAATGGTCCCCAGAGGCGTGGCTCCCCCAGCCGCGTCTGATTGGTCCGCGGAACCATGAGCGACCGAAGGTGGTACCTTGGAGAGCGTCGTGCTGGTCTCACTGCAGCCGGGTCCCGCTTGACGCGCAATGCCTCGTTTTACTGTCCACATCCGAGATGAGTGGCTGGCAGTGCCCTGCCGTGACACCTCTAACACCATCAAATGGCTCGGACAGGAAGCCCTGAAACGTTACGTGAAGAACAAACCAGACAATGGCGGCATTACGACCGTGAAGGACGCGCGTTTTGTTGTGCGCAGGTGCCAGGGTTTGGGTTTGTTGGACGTAGATGACACCATCGAAGATGTGCTGGAGGATAATGACTTTGTCGAGCTTGGTAATGAATGTATCCATTATGAAATGCATCACAATAAGTGGAGATGTGGAGATGTTTAGCACTAGATGTGAACAACATTGTGCGTAATTGCGCACATAAAAACCAAAATACACAATCTACCAACTAAAAGTGTGCATACTGTTATCTTCTTGTACTTTCAGCTATTGAAGGAGACACCATGTGTCCAGACGTCATCCCTTGTGAGCCTGGAGTGTCTCACTTGTATCCATAAATATGTTGGTATATTACTGTAGCGTGTATTAATGCTGTTATTCAACCTGTTACTTTAAACCTGTTACATTAAATCcatcagtgtaactgtaacaaAATGATAGAGAAGCAACCTTTACTGAAATTAAACAGAACAGCAGCATACAAAGAACCTGCAGATGTAAGTACACTTTCTGTTTAATGTAAAACATATTAGCAAACGCTTGTTTTAGGACCCCCCATGAAACAGATTACATTGACTACTTTTGTTTTAATGTCGTCTTGAACAGTACATTTCCTTGGATGGAAACTGCCTGACGTCAACAGATCTAGTCAATTTAGGCAAAGGACTCTACAAGATAAAGGTAATGATCAACACATTGTATTTGTTGCCGTGGTTGGAGTATAGTAATCTTTTCTTTGACATTTTCAGCTGACTCCAGAGGCTGAACGAAAAGTTGTGCAATCCAGAGAGCTGCTGGACACCATtgtcaaagaaaacaaaggttaaaacacaacatgctGCTGTGATAACAGGGTTTCTGAATTGGTCGTTTCAGTACTcttgtgtctcttcttcttcttgcagtTGTCTATGGAATCACAACAGGTTTTGGCAAATTTGCCCGAACTGTCATTCCTGTCAGCAAGCTCAAGTAAAGACAACATTTTAGGATCTTTGTCAACTGGAAAATGACttgctgtttatgtgtaaacTGATTTGGTTTTTTGTTTCACAGGGAGCTCCAGGAAAACTTGGTGCGGTCACACTCAGCAGGTACTGAAACGTGATGGAAATCTCCCTTTTTTTAGATATCAAGACCTTTGTGGTAGATCTCGTTTGACGACTTGAAATGAGCCCCAGCAGAGTTATTCTGTGCTCTGTAGGTGTGGGAAACCCGCTGAGCCCTGAGAGGACTCGCATGCTGCTCGCATTGAGGATCAATATTCTGGCCAAAGGGTACAGTGGAATTTCTCTAGAAACCCTTCATGCTATGATCCAGGCCTTCAATGGTAAGCTTCCTCTAAGCTTTAATCACTCCCAGTTTACTTTAGCCGGTGTGGGTTTATCAGCTTCAGTCAACTGCTGATAAATCACTACACTGAAAGCTGATCGTCATATGactaatctctctctctgtctgtagctTCCTGCCTCTCCTTTGTCCCGGGGAAGGGAACTGTGGGAGCCAGTGGAGACCTGGCACCCCTCTCTCACCTGGCGCTGGGACTGATGGGAGAGGGTAAAATGTGGTCTCCAAAGAGTGGATGGGCAGATGCCAAATATGTAAGATCAAAAGGACTTTTTCACAGCTGCAAAACAATACGTTGCTTAACACTATAGGAAGTGAGTCTTTGCTCAGAAGAATAAAGGTTGCAGAGTCCAATAGGATCACATGTTTGCTTTTTGATGACCATTGacatttaacatgttttttttctcctttcatctCTGACCAGGTCCTGGAGGCCCATGGACTGAAGCCAATATCACTAAAGCCTAAAGAGGTAACAACATTCTCTCCTATGGAATCACTGTTACCGCAGAAAAACACGTCCAGCTGTTTTCCTTACGTGCAGGATgagaatatatatatgaaaaacaCACGAGACATATCTGTAGTTTCTCTTTTTAAATCAACCATAGTGGTAGGAAAGGCATTCAGATGATTGAGTACTGTGAAAGTAGGGACACCAATGTATGGAATGCATCAAAAATATggtttaaaattaaaagtagtttTAACATAGACATTATATAGAGCGTTGATGTGATCACCACAAATGCTAGTAGTGTAGTTTTCATCAGACAACAACACTTAAAGGATGAGAGACActtcaaaaatatatatatatttctctaTTCATTAACATGAACCCCCCAAAATAGGAGCATTTAATAAAATACTGGAATTATCCTTTAGGTTTAAACTGCTTAAGTGTCTGACTAAATGCTGTCACTACTCCAGGGCCTTGCTCTGATCAATGGAACTCAGATGATTACATCTCTAGGAGCCGAGGCCGTGGAGCGAGCCCAGGCGATTGCCCAACAGGCCGATATTATTGCTGCTCTCACCCTGGAGGTGTTAAAAGGAACCACCAAGGCCTTTGACAGcggtgagcagcagcagaaagcacgttctcttgttttttcttatttctatttccttattatatttttttggaTCTGCTTCCGCAGACATCCATTCACTGCGGCCTCACCCGGGACAGATAGAAGTGGCACAACGTTTCCGCTCACTGTTGGACTCTGATCACCACCCATCCCAGATTGCAGGTCAGAGGACTGAACCAGatcctaaaaaaaacacacacacaagaaaatatattaatcgttcatagtttttttttaactgtacaaTGCAGAGGTCTCCTAAAATAGTAGGAACACTTCTAACACTGTTGACACTGGCTTCAGAACTACAGCGCTCCAGTGTGGTTGCCCACAACTCATAAATAG from Parambassis ranga chromosome 19, fParRan2.1, whole genome shotgun sequence includes these protein-coding regions:
- the LOC114452441 gene encoding ETS domain-containing protein Elk-3-like → MDSAITLWQFLLQLLLDQSHKHLICWTSTDGEFKLLKSEEVAKLWGLRKNKTNMNYDKLSRALRYYYDKNIIKKVIGQKFVYKFVSFPEILKMDPQAVEMGLASGRFPFQEGEAHELEVEEEEEEECEEEAAQRRTLAALGAQQCRNDYLRSGLYSSFSISSLPNQPELLRALREHQKEPRSVIRFGNNANERSSPPSAKPEAYVSPRPSRLPSHSHSPSSPHTQPSRSWSPAVKEEEEQVEEDSDQSSQPLNLSSGHRERAFQPPEKRSSSSSSSDGSSSTNSSGNQTDGLPPKSKKPKALEITPSLLLAGSDIGSIALNSPALPSGSLTPAFFTAQTPSGLLLAHSPLLSGIHFWSSLSPVAPLSPARLQGHSSLFQFPSLINGHMPVPLPNLEGTPSSLLLSPTTHKS
- the hal gene encoding histidine ammonia-lyase, with product MPRFTVHIRDEWLAVPCRDTSNTIKWLGQEALKRYVKNKPDNGGITTVKDARFVVRRCQGLGLLDVDDTIEDVLEDNDFVELAIEGDTMCPDVIPCEPGVSHLTAAYKEPADYISLDGNCLTSTDLVNLGKGLYKIKLTPEAERKVVQSRELLDTIVKENKVVYGITTGFGKFARTVIPVSKLKELQENLVRSHSAGVGNPLSPERTRMLLALRINILAKGYSGISLETLHAMIQAFNASCLSFVPGKGTVGASGDLAPLSHLALGLMGEGKMWSPKSGWADAKYVLEAHGLKPISLKPKEGLALINGTQMITSLGAEAVERAQAIAQQADIIAALTLEVLKGTTKAFDSDIHSLRPHPGQIEVAQRFRSLLDSDHHPSQIAESHRFCDRVQDAYTMRCCPQVHGVTNDTIKFVQDIINTEINSATDNPMVFAERGETISGGNFHGEYPAKALDFLAIAVHELASISERRIERLCNPSLSELPAFLVNEGGLNSGFMIAHCTAAALVSENKVLCHPSSVDSLSTSAATEDHVSMGGWAARKALRVIEHVEQVLAIELLAACQGIEFLRPLRTTTPLEKVYDLVRSVVKPWIKDRFMSPDIEAVHRLLLDQKVWHVAKPYIDKYQTEYFPESRPNSPTAFSLEPPASPRKRVRHE